One window of the Oceanicoccus sp. KOV_DT_Chl genome contains the following:
- the secE gene encoding preprotein translocase subunit SecE, whose product MNAKTETQSGGLDGVKWLLVVLLIVAAVGGNVYYADQSLLYRVLGIVAISLVAAFVATQTSQGSAFWKLAKEARTEIRKVVWPTRQESTQTTFIVVGFVLLASLILWGLDSLLGWLVSLVIG is encoded by the coding sequence ATGAATGCAAAAACAGAAACACAGAGTGGCGGTTTGGATGGGGTGAAATGGCTGTTGGTCGTTTTGCTGATTGTCGCTGCTGTGGGCGGTAATGTTTATTACGCTGATCAGTCGTTGTTATACCGTGTATTGGGTATTGTAGCAATTTCGTTAGTTGCGGCTTTTGTGGCCACTCAGACTTCGCAGGGTTCGGCGTTTTGGAAGTTGGCAAAAGAAGCGAGAACAGAAATACGCAAAGTGGTATGGCCAACGCGTCAGGAATCGACACAGACTACATTTATTGTGGTGGGTTTTGTGTTGCTTGCATCATTGATCCTGTGGGGCTTGGATAGTCTGCTGGGTTGGTTGGTTTCTCTGGTTATTGGCTAG
- the birA gene encoding bifunctional biotin--[acetyl-CoA-carboxylase] ligase/biotin operon repressor BirA: protein MSLETLLKVLSDGLFHSGDDLGRVLGVSRTAVWKQLKKIEELNLPLESIKGKGYCVPGGLDLLSEEKIRRNLSVEASGLVGEVDVCGVIDSTNNRAMAKAAGGARGYVCLAEQQTAGKGRRGRPWQSPYAGNIYLSVAWEFASGAMSLEGLSLAVGVAVVDALAKNGVEGARLKWPNDVLHNGNKLAGILLEMSGDPSGPCQVVVGVGVNVRMPGSMVIDQPWTDVQSIKSSAADRNKLLSAILNELMPVLAGFEQHRFALYRDRWQLLDAFKGKKVAMILGQERVLGHAIGVDEAGAMMLETAGGVRTFNGGEVSLRLHEGEEK from the coding sequence ATGTCTTTAGAAACATTGCTGAAGGTTTTGTCTGATGGCCTTTTCCACTCCGGGGATGATTTAGGTCGTGTGTTGGGTGTGTCGCGTACGGCTGTTTGGAAGCAGTTAAAAAAAATCGAAGAGCTGAATCTGCCGCTCGAGTCTATAAAAGGTAAAGGTTATTGTGTTCCAGGTGGGCTGGATTTATTAAGTGAAGAAAAAATAAGACGTAACCTCTCGGTTGAGGCTTCAGGGTTGGTTGGCGAAGTTGATGTCTGTGGTGTTATCGACTCTACCAATAATAGAGCAATGGCTAAGGCTGCAGGCGGTGCCCGAGGCTATGTTTGTCTCGCTGAGCAACAAACAGCGGGAAAGGGGCGGCGAGGACGACCATGGCAGAGCCCTTATGCGGGTAACATTTATTTGTCTGTGGCGTGGGAGTTTGCTTCGGGGGCCATGTCTTTAGAGGGACTAAGTCTCGCAGTAGGGGTTGCTGTTGTTGATGCGTTAGCTAAAAACGGCGTTGAGGGTGCCCGGCTCAAGTGGCCTAATGATGTGCTTCATAATGGGAATAAATTAGCTGGCATTTTATTGGAAATGTCAGGCGACCCTTCCGGGCCTTGTCAGGTGGTCGTTGGCGTTGGGGTGAACGTTAGAATGCCAGGCTCGATGGTTATCGATCAGCCGTGGACTGACGTGCAATCTATTAAGTCCTCAGCAGCTGACAGAAATAAATTATTATCAGCAATACTTAATGAATTAATGCCGGTCCTAGCAGGTTTCGAACAGCATCGTTTTGCTTTGTATCGTGATCGCTGGCAATTGCTGGATGCTTTTAAGGGAAAAAAAGTGGCAATGATATTGGGGCAAGAGAGAGTGTTGGGGCATGCCATCGGCGTAGATGAAGCCGGAGCAATGATGCTGGAAACCGCAGGAGGTGTGCGTACATTTAATGGCGGTGAGGTTAGTTTGCGATTGCACGAAGGAGAGGAAAAATGA
- a CDS encoding type III pantothenate kinase, which translates to MILECDVGNTRCKWRLINATEITAAGGFAHRDGLCWPSLSGVNRVRIVSVVAPDVLKEVAASLIARGLKPELAATASNTGGVRCGYVDIAKLGVDRWSALVAAYQRCNKAVLVLDAGSALTVDLVDDEGSHLGGYIVPGQSLMKSSLLKDTANVSFDSNASPSGLDFGVNTATCVSAGILASQVGTVSIAIDEARRRIGQDFAILLTGGDAEVILHHLPEVIADQIMWVPDLVMDGLKYLLP; encoded by the coding sequence ATGATCTTGGAGTGCGATGTAGGTAATACACGTTGTAAGTGGCGATTGATAAATGCAACCGAAATTACTGCTGCTGGTGGTTTTGCTCACCGCGACGGCTTGTGTTGGCCGTCTTTAAGTGGGGTTAATCGAGTACGAATTGTTAGTGTGGTGGCGCCAGATGTATTGAAAGAGGTGGCTGCTAGTTTGATAGCGCGGGGACTTAAGCCCGAGTTGGCTGCGACAGCAAGTAATACAGGCGGTGTGCGTTGCGGGTACGTCGATATAGCTAAGCTGGGGGTTGATAGGTGGTCTGCTTTAGTCGCTGCTTACCAGCGGTGTAATAAAGCGGTCTTGGTGTTGGATGCGGGGAGTGCGCTCACGGTGGATCTTGTTGATGATGAAGGCAGTCATCTGGGGGGCTATATAGTGCCCGGTCAGAGTCTCATGAAATCGAGCTTGCTTAAAGATACAGCAAACGTGTCTTTCGATAGTAATGCGTCGCCTTCAGGATTGGATTTTGGTGTTAACACAGCTACTTGCGTGAGTGCTGGAATACTTGCGTCACAGGTTGGTACGGTATCTATCGCAATTGATGAAGCGAGGAGGCGAATTGGCCAAGACTTTGCCATACTTCTGACCGGTGGTGATGCAGAAGTGATATTGCATCACTTGCCTGAGGTTATTGCTGATCAAATTATGTGGGTGCCTGACCTGGTGATGGATGGGCTTAAATATTTGTTGCCCTAA
- a CDS encoding SPOR domain-containing protein: protein MRWILIVLLMCNGIYFLWQNYLLQNEIAAPSTSVSVVDSETATLQLLSELDQVPQQGDGNELVAKAAAPAKNVEVAIAEPEEAGICWLIGPFQEEISGKQVVSRLAALDISLHLQAIEIPGKPDYWVHLPPQLSRKAAIKLLRELQAKKIDSFLITEGELADGISLGFFTEKVRADKVLKQRIEQGYPAVIKVVPRTRAEIWAIFDSGEYSKFSDALWDKIKQGNKGLERRKNYCDKIASTNNFD, encoded by the coding sequence GTGCGTTGGATCTTAATCGTTTTGTTGATGTGTAATGGCATCTATTTTCTTTGGCAAAATTATCTGCTGCAAAACGAAATAGCGGCCCCTTCTACCAGTGTTAGTGTTGTGGATAGTGAGACAGCTACACTGCAGTTATTGTCAGAGCTTGATCAAGTTCCTCAGCAAGGTGATGGTAATGAGTTGGTAGCAAAGGCTGCTGCCCCAGCTAAAAACGTAGAAGTTGCCATTGCCGAGCCTGAGGAAGCTGGTATTTGTTGGCTTATTGGGCCGTTTCAGGAAGAAATTAGTGGTAAGCAGGTGGTTAGCCGCTTGGCTGCATTGGACATATCGTTACATCTGCAGGCTATAGAGATACCGGGTAAGCCGGATTATTGGGTGCATTTGCCACCGCAGCTGTCACGTAAAGCCGCGATAAAATTGCTTCGCGAGCTGCAGGCGAAGAAAATTGACAGTTTTCTGATTACTGAGGGCGAGCTCGCGGATGGTATATCGTTAGGATTCTTTACTGAGAAGGTGCGTGCCGACAAGGTGCTCAAACAACGGATTGAGCAGGGCTATCCTGCTGTTATCAAGGTGGTGCCCCGTACGCGAGCTGAAATCTGGGCGATATTTGATAGTGGTGAGTACAGCAAATTTTCAGATGCTCTGTGGGATAAAATCAAGCAGGGAAACAAGGGTTTAGAAAGACGTAAAAATTACTGCGATAAGATTGCGTCGACTAACAACTTCGACTAG